One Methylocaldum marinum DNA window includes the following coding sequences:
- a CDS encoding TOBE domain-containing protein: MDPHSKHSEQSIPLLEGEIRLIGGLNERLFRLLAAIEKTGSINRAAKDVGLSYKGAWEMVERANNLCPQVLVSTAVGGRHGGGTKLTATGRELLELFTRLQEEHRRFLATKNRELADNPNLVFLLRRLNSKASERNQLFGKVTAIRIGAVTVEVSITLKGGETIISAITKESADAFGLKYGDPVMALIKAPFVMVVKDFGGYRLSERNQLKGTVKRIQRGSVNSEVVIELAGGDSVAAIITTESLEAMGLREGETAWAVIKTGSVILGVEK, encoded by the coding sequence ATGGATCCGCATTCGAAGCACTCCGAACAGTCGATTCCTTTGCTGGAAGGCGAAATCCGCCTGATCGGCGGCCTCAACGAGCGTCTCTTCCGACTGCTCGCCGCCATCGAAAAAACCGGCTCCATCAACCGCGCGGCCAAAGACGTCGGCCTGAGCTACAAGGGCGCCTGGGAAATGGTGGAGCGGGCCAACAACCTGTGCCCGCAGGTGCTGGTTTCCACCGCCGTCGGCGGCCGCCACGGCGGCGGCACCAAGCTCACCGCCACCGGCCGCGAATTATTGGAACTCTTTACCCGGCTGCAGGAAGAGCACCGCCGCTTCCTGGCGACGAAAAACCGGGAGCTGGCCGATAATCCCAATCTCGTTTTCCTGCTCAGGCGTCTGAACTCGAAAGCGAGCGAACGCAACCAGCTTTTCGGCAAAGTGACCGCCATCCGCATCGGCGCCGTCACCGTCGAGGTGTCCATCACGCTCAAGGGCGGCGAAACGATCATATCGGCCATCACCAAGGAATCGGCGGACGCCTTCGGCCTGAAGTACGGCGACCCGGTGATGGCCCTGATCAAGGCCCCGTTCGTCATGGTCGTCAAGGATTTCGGCGGATACCGCCTGTCCGAGCGCAATCAGCTGAAAGGAACGGTCAAGCGCATCCAACGCGGTTCGGTGAATTCCGAAGTGGTGATCGAACTCGCGGGCGGCGACTCGGTGGCCGCCATCATCACTACCGAGAGCCTGGAGGCCATGGGCCTCCGCGAAGGCGAAACGGCCTGGGCCGTGATCAAGACCGGCTCGGTCATACTCGGGGTTGAAAAGTAG
- the nifK gene encoding nitrogenase molybdenum-iron protein subunit beta: MPQNSKHVIDHFNLFRQPEYIEMFENKKREFEFMEPEDKVAATREWMKTEEYRDKNFAREALVINPSKACQPLGAVFAALGFEGTLPLVHGSQGCVAYYRSHLSRHFKEPASCVSSSMTEDAAVFGGLGNMIDGLANAYNLYKPKMIAVSTTCMAEVIGDDLNAFIKTAKERGSVPPDFEVPFAHTPAFVGSHITGYDNMMRGVLQHFWDGKAGTEEPLAREPRDSVNIIGGFDGFSVGNLREVRRMLELMNVDFTILGDNSDVLDTPTDGEYRMFDGGTTQEQTTNALHAKATISMQEFCTEKTLPFIAEHGQEVIALNHPVGVGATDGFLMAVSRITGKPIPGALERERGQLVDAIADSSAHIHGKSFAIYGDPDLCLGLAGFLLELGAEPKHILSTNGSKAWAEKVETMLSYSPFGQNCHVYPGKDLWHMRSLLFTDPVDFLIGNTYGKYLERDTGTPLIRIGFPVFDRHHHHRYPVWGYQGALNVLVWILNKIFDDMDRNTIVPSKTDYSFDIIR; encoded by the coding sequence ATGCCACAAAACTCCAAACACGTGATCGACCATTTCAACCTGTTCCGCCAGCCCGAATACATCGAGATGTTCGAGAACAAGAAGCGGGAATTCGAATTCATGGAACCCGAAGATAAGGTCGCGGCAACCCGAGAATGGATGAAAACCGAGGAGTATCGCGACAAGAATTTCGCGCGTGAAGCCCTGGTCATCAATCCGTCCAAGGCCTGCCAGCCGCTGGGGGCGGTATTCGCCGCCCTCGGCTTCGAGGGCACCCTGCCCCTCGTCCACGGTTCCCAGGGCTGCGTGGCCTATTACCGCAGCCATTTGAGCCGCCATTTCAAGGAACCGGCGTCCTGCGTGTCGTCGTCCATGACCGAGGACGCCGCGGTGTTCGGGGGCCTGGGCAATATGATCGACGGCCTGGCCAATGCCTACAATCTGTACAAACCCAAGATGATCGCCGTGTCCACCACCTGCATGGCCGAGGTGATCGGCGACGATCTCAATGCCTTCATCAAGACGGCCAAGGAAAGAGGCAGCGTGCCGCCGGACTTCGAAGTGCCGTTCGCGCACACCCCGGCCTTCGTGGGCAGCCACATCACCGGCTACGACAATATGATGCGCGGCGTACTCCAGCACTTCTGGGACGGCAAGGCCGGCACCGAGGAGCCCTTGGCACGCGAACCCAGGGACTCGGTCAATATCATCGGCGGCTTCGACGGCTTCTCCGTGGGCAATCTTCGGGAAGTCCGGCGCATGCTCGAACTCATGAATGTCGACTTCACTATCCTCGGGGACAACAGCGACGTACTGGATACCCCGACCGACGGCGAATACCGCATGTTCGACGGCGGCACTACCCAGGAACAGACCACCAACGCCCTGCACGCCAAGGCGACCATTTCCATGCAGGAATTCTGTACGGAAAAAACCCTGCCGTTCATTGCCGAACACGGGCAGGAAGTCATCGCGCTGAACCACCCGGTCGGGGTCGGCGCCACCGACGGATTTCTCATGGCGGTATCCCGCATCACCGGCAAACCCATCCCCGGGGCATTGGAGCGGGAGCGCGGACAACTGGTGGACGCCATCGCCGATTCTTCCGCCCATATCCACGGCAAATCCTTCGCCATCTACGGCGACCCGGATCTCTGCCTGGGACTCGCCGGATTCCTGCTGGAACTGGGCGCCGAACCGAAACATATCCTGTCGACCAACGGCAGCAAGGCCTGGGCGGAAAAGGTGGAAACCATGCTTTCGTATTCGCCCTTCGGCCAGAACTGTCATGTCTATCCCGGCAAGGATTTGTGGCACATGCGTTCGCTGCTGTTCACCGACCCGGTCGACTTCCTGATCGGCAACACCTACGGCAAATACCTCGAGCGCGATACCGGCACGCCCCTGATCCGCATCGGCTTCCCGGTCTTCGATCGCCATCACCACCATCGCTATCCGGTGTGGGGCTATCAGGGCGCGCTGAACGTGCTGGTCTGGATCCTGAACAAGATTTTCGACGACATGGACCGCAACACCATCGTGCCGTCCAAGACCGACTACAGCTTCGATATCATTCGTTGA
- a CDS encoding molybdenum ABC transporter ATP-binding protein: protein MLDVDITLSRDSSPIRAQLRLNQKSAGLFGPSGAGKSRLLKCLAGHCSPDWGYVSLDGEVLFDSRNRINRLSEDGLIALCSQGSPLDATRTVRENLLDGESQSRAPRPYFALPDIAQLLALTELLRFRARNLSAGERQRVVLGKALLSSPKVLLLDDMLSAIEQTRREKILDLLRFAIEKHGLRVVQSSHALGELLHLSDVLILMSGGKVLASGFLSELAREQVPLHTAGLSTVGNILPVTILSHDSVHGCTLGRFFGLPLILPYTPLAHCGSTYYVSLRPSDIALSTQPVKGISIQNQIKGRVCAVIPREDRVVIQIDVGTTLIAEITRRAFAAMNIGEGDTVYCLAKTQAFSFLAADMISDCSAAARRLLRTAKSAGLNGHSFHDVGGIGQRSRHDWMQRWPGKNLRKL, encoded by the coding sequence ATGTTGGATGTTGATATAACGCTATCGCGGGATAGTTCTCCTATTCGCGCGCAGTTAAGGCTGAACCAGAAATCGGCGGGGCTTTTCGGGCCATCCGGAGCGGGAAAATCGCGCCTCTTGAAGTGTCTGGCCGGCCATTGTTCGCCGGATTGGGGATACGTCTCATTGGACGGTGAGGTGCTTTTCGATAGCCGAAACCGGATCAACAGGCTTTCCGAAGACGGATTGATTGCTTTGTGTTCCCAGGGCAGCCCGCTCGATGCCACGCGCACGGTGAGAGAAAACTTGCTGGACGGTGAATCCCAAAGTAGAGCTCCTCGTCCTTATTTCGCTTTACCGGATATCGCTCAGCTCCTGGCTTTGACGGAACTGCTTCGTTTTCGCGCTCGAAATCTTTCCGCCGGCGAACGACAGCGGGTGGTGCTCGGAAAGGCTTTGTTGAGTTCGCCTAAGGTGCTGCTTCTGGATGATATGTTGTCGGCTATCGAGCAAACGCGGCGAGAGAAAATTCTGGATCTTCTCCGGTTTGCGATTGAGAAGCATGGCTTGAGAGTCGTCCAGTCCAGCCATGCCTTGGGCGAACTCCTCCACTTGAGCGACGTTCTCATCCTGATGAGCGGGGGAAAAGTGCTGGCATCTGGTTTTCTGAGCGAACTGGCGCGCGAACAAGTCCCGCTACACACAGCAGGGCTTTCCACAGTCGGGAACATCTTGCCGGTGACGATTCTGAGTCATGACTCCGTGCACGGCTGCACTTTGGGGAGGTTCTTCGGCTTGCCCCTGATCTTACCGTACACGCCTCTTGCCCACTGCGGGAGTACCTATTACGTCAGTTTGCGACCGAGCGACATTGCGTTGTCCACCCAGCCGGTAAAAGGCATCTCCATTCAAAATCAGATCAAAGGTAGGGTGTGTGCCGTGATTCCGCGGGAAGATCGCGTGGTGATCCAAATCGACGTCGGCACGACCCTGATCGCCGAGATTACCCGGCGGGCTTTTGCCGCAATGAACATCGGCGAAGGCGATACGGTTTACTGTCTCGCCAAGACGCAGGCGTTCAGCTTTCTCGCGGCGGATATGATATCCGACTGTTCGGCCGCTGCCCGGCGGCTTCTCCGCACCGCTAAGAGCGCCGGACTTAATGGCCATTCCTTTCACGACGTCGGCGGAATCGGCCAACGTTCCCGCCATGATTGGATGCAGCGATGGCCGGGTAAAAATCTAAGGAAGCTCTGA
- the modA gene encoding molybdate ABC transporter substrate-binding protein: MSMHTLKTISITAILILWGINAAFADVTVFAAASLTNALSDVGKAFEAAHKIPVKFSFASSSALAKQIEQGAPADVFASADTKWMDYLDGKGKIDHSTRSNLLGNTLVLIAPQSKGFPVTMKKGFDLAGAFRGKLCTGVVESVPVGIYAKEALTRLGLWESIQPRVVGAQDVRAALNLVERGECDTGIVYETDAKLSKKVEVIGRFPADSHSPIVYPFALVTQSGDAKKFLDYLKQKPSAEIFAKYGFKLLEQ; this comes from the coding sequence ATGTCCATGCACACCCTTAAAACCATTTCTATCACCGCGATCCTTATCCTATGGGGTATCAATGCCGCCTTCGCCGATGTCACCGTCTTCGCCGCCGCGAGCCTGACCAACGCCCTCTCCGACGTCGGCAAAGCCTTCGAAGCGGCGCATAAAATCCCGGTCAAGTTTTCCTTCGCATCCTCTTCGGCCCTGGCCAAGCAAATCGAACAGGGCGCGCCGGCCGACGTCTTCGCTTCGGCCGACACCAAGTGGATGGACTACCTGGACGGCAAAGGCAAGATCGACCACAGTACCCGGTCGAACCTGCTGGGCAACACCCTGGTGCTGATTGCGCCGCAAAGCAAGGGCTTTCCGGTCACCATGAAAAAAGGCTTCGATCTTGCTGGCGCTTTCCGGGGCAAACTGTGCACCGGCGTGGTCGAGTCGGTTCCGGTCGGCATTTACGCCAAGGAAGCCTTGACCCGGCTGGGCTTGTGGGAAAGCATCCAGCCCCGCGTGGTCGGCGCTCAAGATGTGCGCGCTGCACTGAACTTGGTCGAGCGCGGTGAATGCGATACCGGCATCGTCTACGAGACCGATGCGAAACTGAGCAAAAAAGTGGAGGTGATCGGACGCTTTCCGGCGGACTCTCATTCGCCCATCGTGTATCCTTTCGCCTTGGTCACCCAATCCGGTGACGCCAAGAAATTCCTGGATTATCTAAAACAAAAACCGTCGGCCGAGATATTCGCCAAATACGGGTTCAAGCTGTTGGAGCAATGA
- a CDS encoding group III truncated hemoglobin produces the protein MMMTTENAQLTEQHISKMVHRFYERAMADDGLRPIFEATIHDWDAHHRVVVDFWSRVLLNTDRYRGSPYPPHAGLPIRSEHFDRWLTLFREAAQEVLPADAAELAIARAEHMAEAFKAGMFHGFGTPLKPRLGHPVT, from the coding sequence ATGATGATGACCACCGAAAACGCTCAACTCACGGAACAGCACATCTCGAAAATGGTCCACCGCTTCTATGAACGCGCCATGGCCGATGACGGCCTGCGCCCGATATTCGAGGCGACGATACACGACTGGGATGCACATCACAGGGTCGTCGTGGATTTCTGGTCGCGTGTCCTGCTGAATACAGACCGCTATCGGGGCTCGCCCTATCCGCCGCACGCCGGCCTTCCCATTCGTTCTGAACATTTCGACCGCTGGCTGACGCTGTTCCGGGAAGCGGCTCAGGAAGTCCTTCCGGCCGACGCAGCAGAACTGGCCATAGCTCGAGCCGAACACATGGCGGAAGCATTCAAGGCCGGCATGTTCCATGGCTTCGGAACCCCACTCAAGCCGAGGCTCGGCCATCCGGTCACGTAG
- the tnpA gene encoding IS200/IS605 family transposase has translation MNNDNDIRHGRQCVFKMHVHLVFVAKYRRRVFDGDAINRLRTIFAKVCADFEAQLIEMDGEDDHVHLLVEYPPKVAVSNLVNSLKGVSSRLLRKERPDIQKRYWKGVLWSPSYFASSCGGAPISIVRQYIEQQQTPH, from the coding sequence ATGAACAATGACAACGATATAAGGCATGGACGGCAATGCGTTTTCAAAATGCACGTCCACTTGGTCTTTGTGGCGAAGTATCGCCGCAGGGTATTCGATGGCGACGCCATCAACCGGCTGCGCACGATCTTCGCCAAGGTCTGCGCCGACTTCGAGGCGCAACTGATCGAGATGGACGGCGAGGACGATCACGTTCACCTGCTTGTGGAATACCCGCCCAAGGTGGCTGTCTCCAATCTCGTGAACAGCCTCAAAGGCGTCTCCAGTCGCCTGCTGCGGAAGGAACGGCCCGACATCCAGAAGCGCTACTGGAAAGGCGTGCTGTGGTCGCCGTCCTATTTCGCTTCAAGCTGCGGCGGCGCGCCGATTTCCATCGTGCGCCAGTACATCGAGCAGCAGCAAACCCCACACTGA
- a CDS encoding alginate export family protein: MTIKKAALAVACNDLFPINFGRMSLLGAFMMGLSAAPPSLADSKDNDSSTHNYFVEARSYRTQPYGDPPTYSRNLSKTGIAPAKDIDWLDVGLDFRMRYEYRENDFRRPANADPDEPILLRTRAFLGVKNILDPFRFALEFEDARLYNSNFVRADSEVNEFELIQGFAELYFENALGSHRPLRVRAGRQALELVDKRLIANNQFRNTTNNFEGFRVTLGQQTNDWDLDLLAYKPVQRLKYDFDEPIEQQWLYGAVAGWRRWSPFVTLQPYYLGYKVDNKNGATDQNIHSTALRGYGLIGNTGFDYDFDVVYQFGRSNGNQQHDAWASVVELGYTFAGSPWKPRISALYGYGTGDRNPNDKVNNRFNSLFGFNQPWSRNDYFSWDNVSAPKLRLEFTPYKGVRIDTAYNAYWLASDRDSWRRVNLRDRTGRSGDFLGHEFDIRVRYRPIPRVETELSYARFTPGEFPKNLGKALPSNFFYFQVSLNAFE; encoded by the coding sequence GTGACTATAAAAAAAGCAGCGCTCGCCGTCGCGTGTAACGACCTGTTTCCGATCAATTTCGGGCGAATGTCTTTGCTCGGTGCCTTCATGATGGGGCTATCGGCCGCGCCCCCAAGCCTCGCGGATTCCAAGGACAACGACAGTTCCACCCACAATTACTTCGTCGAAGCCCGAAGCTACAGAACGCAGCCATACGGCGACCCGCCGACCTATTCCCGGAACCTGAGCAAAACCGGCATCGCTCCCGCCAAGGATATCGATTGGCTCGATGTCGGCCTGGACTTTCGCATGCGCTACGAATATCGCGAGAACGATTTCCGACGACCGGCCAATGCCGATCCGGACGAGCCGATACTGTTGCGGACTCGCGCTTTCCTCGGCGTCAAGAACATTTTGGATCCCTTCCGTTTTGCGCTCGAGTTCGAAGACGCGCGGCTTTACAACAGCAACTTCGTGCGAGCCGACAGCGAAGTGAACGAGTTCGAACTCATCCAGGGATTCGCGGAACTCTATTTCGAAAATGCGCTCGGTTCCCATCGTCCACTACGGGTGCGGGCTGGCCGGCAGGCGCTGGAACTCGTGGATAAACGGCTGATTGCCAACAACCAGTTTCGCAACACGACCAACAATTTCGAAGGGTTTCGCGTCACGCTGGGCCAGCAGACAAACGACTGGGACCTGGATTTGCTGGCCTACAAGCCCGTCCAACGCCTCAAGTACGACTTCGACGAGCCGATCGAACAACAATGGCTTTACGGCGCGGTCGCCGGTTGGCGCCGCTGGTCCCCTTTCGTCACCCTCCAGCCCTATTACTTGGGCTACAAGGTCGACAACAAGAACGGCGCGACAGACCAGAACATTCATAGTACCGCGCTGCGCGGTTACGGCCTTATCGGCAACACCGGCTTCGACTACGACTTCGATGTGGTTTATCAGTTCGGCCGCAGCAACGGCAACCAACAGCACGACGCCTGGGCATCCGTCGTCGAACTCGGCTATACCTTCGCGGGCTCGCCCTGGAAGCCCCGGATCAGTGCCCTCTACGGCTATGGGACTGGCGACAGAAATCCCAACGACAAGGTCAACAACCGCTTCAACTCGCTGTTCGGCTTTAATCAACCCTGGTCCAGAAACGACTACTTTTCATGGGACAACGTCAGCGCCCCGAAGCTCCGCCTGGAATTCACGCCTTACAAGGGCGTGCGCATCGACACCGCCTACAACGCCTATTGGCTCGCCAGTGACCGGGATAGCTGGCGGCGAGTCAACCTGCGCGATAGAACCGGCCGAAGCGGAGATTTTCTGGGCCACGAGTTCGATATCCGCGTGCGCTATAGGCCGATACCGCGCGTCGAAACGGAACTCAGCTATGCCCGTTTTACGCCCGGCGAGTTCCCCAAAAACCTGGGCAAAGCGCTTCCGAGCAATTTTTTCTATTTCCAAGTTTCACTTAACGCGTTCGAATGA
- the modB gene encoding molybdate ABC transporter permease subunit, translated as MELTAEEWSALSLSLKVSLWCVAAVIPPGVLLGWLLARRQFRGKSVVEAIVHMPMVLPPVVTGYVLLLTFGRNGWLGQWLDAWFGIRLAFTWKGAVIASAVMSFPLMVRAVRLSMSLIESRLEQAASTLGASPLQVFFTVTLPLAAPGIVTGAILSFARSLGEFGATITFVGNIENETRTLPLALYTYTQTPGTEEPAMRLVLISMAAAFAALIGSEVLTRRAERRLSGE; from the coding sequence ATGGAACTGACAGCGGAAGAGTGGTCCGCGCTGTCGCTGTCGCTCAAGGTCAGTCTCTGGTGCGTCGCAGCGGTCATTCCCCCCGGCGTGCTGCTGGGATGGCTGCTCGCCCGCCGTCAGTTCCGCGGGAAATCCGTGGTCGAAGCCATCGTGCACATGCCCATGGTATTGCCCCCGGTCGTGACCGGCTACGTTCTGCTGCTCACTTTCGGACGCAACGGCTGGCTGGGCCAATGGCTGGACGCCTGGTTCGGCATCCGCCTGGCGTTTACCTGGAAAGGCGCGGTGATCGCTTCGGCGGTGATGAGTTTCCCGCTCATGGTGCGCGCGGTGCGGCTTTCCATGAGCCTGATCGAATCGCGGCTGGAACAGGCCGCCAGCACGCTGGGCGCAAGTCCGTTGCAAGTCTTTTTTACCGTAACCCTGCCCCTGGCCGCCCCCGGCATCGTCACCGGGGCGATACTCAGCTTCGCGCGCAGCCTCGGCGAGTTCGGCGCCACCATTACCTTTGTCGGCAATATCGAAAACGAAACCCGCACCTTGCCGCTAGCCTTATATACTTATACCCAAACGCCGGGCACCGAGGAACCGGCCATGCGCCTGGTGCTGATCTCCATGGCCGCGGCATTCGCCGCCCTGATCGGGAGCGAAGTGCTGACCCGGCGCGCCGAACGGCGGCTGAGCGGTGAATAA
- the modC gene encoding molybdenum ABC transporter ATP-binding protein, whose product MLSLDIELRRHAFDLVAQLELNGSVTGLFGPSGSGKSSLLGIIAGLVRPQRGRLVLDGETLYDGASGVYLPPHRRRIGLVFQDSQLFPHYSVKGNLLYGFKQTPPNQRRFRFDDIVDLLGLGPLLNAHPRKISGGEKQRVALGRSLLASPRLLLLDEPLASLDQGLKAQILPFLQRIRDELQLPMIYVSHALSEILHLTDQLVLIKQGRIRAAGALQDILQNPQTDHAAPLGLDNTLPVTIESHDVEGGCTLARFRDLRLALPLREQLTIGQVAYVSIQRGEVALCRQAVPGLSIQNQVPGRIIRIEPYGESVAVRIDAGAPLVAEITPRACRELDLKEGEAVYCLIKTRSFSYLIEQTRGDFKLSGA is encoded by the coding sequence ATGCTATCCCTCGACATCGAACTGCGGCGCCATGCCTTCGACCTGGTCGCGCAACTGGAACTGAACGGCAGCGTCACCGGCCTGTTCGGTCCCTCGGGCTCGGGCAAGAGCTCGCTGCTCGGGATCATCGCCGGGCTGGTCCGGCCACAGCGGGGACGCCTGGTGCTCGACGGCGAAACGCTCTACGACGGCGCGAGCGGCGTCTACCTACCGCCGCACCGGCGCCGGATCGGCCTGGTGTTTCAGGACAGCCAGCTGTTCCCGCATTACTCGGTCAAAGGCAATCTGCTCTACGGCTTCAAGCAGACCCCTCCGAACCAGCGCCGCTTCCGCTTCGACGACATCGTCGATCTCTTGGGACTGGGTCCCTTGCTCAACGCTCATCCGCGCAAAATCTCCGGCGGCGAAAAACAGCGGGTGGCTCTGGGCCGTTCCCTGCTCGCCTCGCCGCGGCTGCTGCTGCTGGACGAACCGCTGGCGTCCCTGGATCAGGGACTAAAAGCGCAAATTCTGCCGTTCCTGCAAAGGATCCGGGACGAATTGCAGCTGCCCATGATTTACGTGTCCCATGCCTTGTCGGAAATCCTGCATCTGACCGACCAGCTGGTGCTGATCAAACAAGGCCGCATCCGCGCCGCCGGCGCGCTGCAGGACATCCTGCAAAATCCGCAAACGGATCACGCCGCCCCGCTGGGATTGGACAACACCCTTCCGGTAACCATCGAATCCCACGACGTCGAAGGCGGTTGCACGCTGGCCCGCTTCCGCGACCTCCGTCTGGCTCTGCCGCTGCGCGAGCAGCTGACGATCGGCCAAGTCGCTTACGTTTCGATACAGCGCGGCGAGGTGGCCTTGTGCCGCCAGGCCGTGCCCGGCTTGTCCATTCAGAACCAGGTGCCGGGACGAATCATCAGGATCGAACCGTATGGCGAAAGCGTGGCGGTGCGGATCGACGCCGGAGCGCCCCTGGTCGCGGAAATCACGCCGCGCGCCTGTCGGGAGCTGGACCTGAAAGAAGGCGAAGCCGTTTACTGCCTGATCAAGACGCGTTCGTTTTCCTATCTCATCGAGCAAACGCGGGGCGATTTCAAATTGTCCGGGGCGTGA
- a CDS encoding TOBE domain-containing protein has product MKASARNQLVGKVTDIRIGAVTVEVTVGLKGGGTIVSAITKESADALGVKKGDDVIALIKAPSITIVKDFGGYRLSARNQLKGTVKRIQTGAVNSEVIVELSGGDSVAAIITNESVESMGLCEGDTACAVVKAGSIILGVKA; this is encoded by the coding sequence ATGAAAGCAAGTGCACGCAATCAACTCGTCGGCAAAGTCACCGACATCCGTATCGGCGCAGTCACCGTGGAAGTGACCGTCGGCCTCAAGGGCGGAGGCACCATCGTATCCGCCATCACCAAGGAATCGGCCGACGCGCTCGGCGTCAAGAAAGGCGACGACGTGATCGCCCTGATCAAGGCTCCGTCGATCACGATCGTCAAGGATTTCGGCGGCTATCGCCTGTCCGCGCGCAACCAGCTGAAAGGGACGGTCAAACGCATTCAAACCGGTGCGGTAAACTCGGAGGTCATCGTTGAACTATCGGGGGGCGACTCGGTAGCGGCCATCATCACCAACGAAAGCGTGGAATCGATGGGGCTGTGCGAAGGCGATACCGCCTGCGCCGTGGTCAAGGCCGGCTCGATCATACTCGGGGTTAAAGCCTAA
- a CDS encoding RNA-guided endonuclease InsQ/TnpB family protein codes for MRMQRLKAFTFELRPTGEQQRRMRRFAGSCRFVYNKALALQKERYERGEKKLGYAGLCKLLTEWRNSDETAWLADAPVHPLQQTLKDLERAYSNFFAKRADFPRFKKKGQRDSFRYPDPKQIKLDQGNSRIFLPKLGRLRYRNSRDVLGTVKNVTVSLSGGKWFVSIQTEREVEQPIPQGGAVGIDMGLARFATLSDGTFYAPLNSFKRHETRLRKAQQALSRKVKFSNNRKKAKARVQRIHSRIGNARRDFLHKTSTAISQNHAMVCIEDLQVRNMSRSAAGTTEQPGRNVRAKSGLNKSILDQGWFEFRRQLDYKLAWQGSWLVAVPPQNTSRTCPCCGHVSADNRQTQARFACVECGFEENAEVVGAINVLRAGHARFACEVSDAVGSPAAGTHRSDSGAAQCRP; via the coding sequence ATGCGCATGCAACGCCTCAAAGCCTTCACATTCGAACTACGCCCGACCGGCGAGCAGCAGCGCCGGATGCGCCGCTTCGCCGGCTCGTGCCGGTTCGTCTACAACAAGGCGCTGGCGTTGCAGAAAGAGCGCTACGAGCGCGGAGAGAAGAAGCTGGGCTACGCCGGGCTATGCAAGCTGCTCACCGAGTGGCGCAACAGCGATGAAACGGCGTGGTTGGCGGATGCGCCAGTGCATCCGCTGCAACAGACTCTCAAGGATTTGGAGCGGGCCTACAGCAACTTCTTCGCCAAGCGGGCCGACTTTCCACGTTTCAAGAAGAAAGGCCAGCGCGACAGCTTCCGCTACCCCGACCCGAAACAGATCAAGCTCGATCAGGGCAACAGTCGCATCTTCCTGCCCAAGCTCGGCCGGCTGCGCTATCGCAATAGCCGGGATGTGCTGGGTACGGTGAAGAACGTCACCGTCAGCCTGTCGGGCGGTAAGTGGTTCGTGTCGATCCAGACCGAGCGCGAGGTCGAGCAGCCCATCCCGCAGGGTGGCGCGGTCGGCATCGACATGGGGCTGGCCCGGTTCGCCACGCTCTCGGATGGCACGTTCTACGCGCCGCTCAACAGCTTCAAGCGGCATGAGACACGCTTGCGCAAGGCACAGCAAGCCCTCTCCCGCAAAGTGAAGTTCAGCAACAACCGGAAGAAGGCGAAAGCCCGCGTCCAGCGCATTCATTCCCGCATCGGCAACGCCCGCCGCGACTTCCTGCACAAGACCTCGACCGCGATCAGCCAAAACCACGCGATGGTGTGTATCGAGGATTTGCAGGTACGGAACATGTCCAGGTCAGCGGCAGGTACTACCGAACAACCGGGACGAAACGTTCGGGCCAAGTCCGGCCTGAACAAGTCCATCCTCGATCAAGGCTGGTTCGAGTTCCGCCGCCAACTGGATTACAAGCTGGCGTGGCAAGGCAGCTGGCTGGTTGCAGTGCCGCCACAGAACACGAGCCGTACCTGTCCGTGCTGCGGCCATGTGTCTGCCGACAACCGGCAGACGCAAGCCCGATTTGCGTGTGTGGAATGTGGCTTCGAGGAAAACGCCGAGGTGGTCGGCGCGATCAATGTGCTAAGGGCGGGACACGCCCGGTTCGCCTGTGAAGTGAGCGATGCAGTAGGGTCGCCAGCAGCAGGAACCCACCGAAGCGACTCAGGGGCGGCTCAATGCCGCCCCTGA